The following proteins are encoded in a genomic region of Spirochaetota bacterium:
- a CDS encoding SpoIIE family protein phosphatase — protein sequence MDISFETRSLFIIPPLLSLVIGLMMAFTAVIRGRLSRENILFAVLCIWWSLLLPIFISHHLFWGRTELIMRIERTCHFFYVYLPALNVLYFFRMTGTRSRVMLPAAFIISFFLSLSTLTDYYIYGLYVYSWGYMAKGGVMLQAFGLYSAVVVAYFIVFFFRKIRTEKNQIIRLKLIYILLSFILTGLLTLSNLPAMNGIDFYPLGNLMFLPLAFLGYGVLSNRLLDIRSVLHVSLIWGAMSSLILIPNIALYYFAYYFMGRIGAVYQFMIGAAWFIGNYYYFRRVQPLIDQLFNRRKYNLGAIESAFIDSISTLKTLDELVGQFTDLIRKTLSFKRADMFLCRLDESAFADSGMKTCSLDPALETWFVDANHLVDRALVEVKADYAVRDSLLGLFRELDAMYLVPFVQKGRLLTLLALPEKQNLRQLTAYEVRFINNVRAAAVIAMDNSVMYSSLTMLTERLEHKVEERTAELKKAMNALWGEMELAKKIQTILLPRSPAIPGFEIAAYMRPADQVGGDYYDIINAEGLDWIVIGDVSGHGVPAGLIMMMVQTAIHTAIGGKPNLRPDALLNRVNSVITENIRKLDEDRYMTITVIACLSRGRFMFSGQHQHIMVCRGASGDVELIETNGIWIGISEDMKRPATGDFSMDVGDTLVLYTDGVTDAWRQGSARDVRDPAEDMFGLDRFRDIVRSLGSRGPDEIRDGVLAALKDYYFDDDVTMVIMKRVE from the coding sequence ATGGATATTTCCTTTGAGACGAGAAGCCTGTTCATAATACCGCCGCTGCTGTCACTGGTGATCGGCCTCATGATGGCCTTTACCGCCGTCATCAGGGGCAGGCTCTCCCGCGAGAACATACTGTTCGCAGTCCTGTGCATCTGGTGGTCCCTGCTGCTTCCGATTTTCATCAGTCACCACCTGTTCTGGGGCAGGACGGAACTGATCATGAGGATCGAACGGACCTGTCATTTCTTCTACGTGTATCTTCCCGCCCTGAACGTGCTCTATTTTTTTCGCATGACCGGGACCAGGAGCAGGGTGATGCTTCCCGCCGCATTTATCATCAGTTTTTTCCTCTCCCTGTCGACCCTGACGGACTATTACATCTATGGTCTTTACGTTTACTCGTGGGGCTATATGGCCAAGGGCGGCGTCATGCTGCAGGCGTTCGGACTCTATTCGGCGGTGGTGGTGGCCTATTTTATCGTATTTTTCTTCCGCAAGATCAGGACCGAAAAGAACCAGATCATACGTCTCAAGCTCATCTATATCCTGCTTTCCTTTATATTGACGGGGCTGCTCACTCTATCCAATCTGCCCGCCATGAACGGCATCGATTTTTACCCCCTGGGGAACCTGATGTTCCTCCCGTTGGCCTTTCTCGGGTATGGCGTCCTGAGTAACCGTCTGCTGGACATCAGGAGCGTGCTCCATGTATCCCTGATCTGGGGCGCCATGTCGTCCCTGATCCTGATTCCCAACATCGCGCTTTATTACTTCGCCTATTATTTCATGGGCAGGATTGGGGCTGTGTACCAGTTCATGATCGGGGCCGCCTGGTTCATCGGCAACTATTATTATTTCAGGAGGGTGCAGCCTCTTATAGACCAGCTGTTCAATAGGCGCAAGTACAACCTCGGCGCCATCGAATCGGCCTTCATTGACAGCATATCCACCCTGAAAACGCTGGATGAGCTGGTCGGCCAGTTTACTGACCTCATCAGGAAAACCCTGTCATTCAAAAGAGCCGACATGTTCCTCTGCCGGCTGGATGAATCGGCCTTTGCCGATTCGGGCATGAAGACGTGCAGTCTCGATCCGGCACTGGAGACGTGGTTCGTCGATGCGAACCACCTGGTTGACAGGGCACTTGTGGAGGTCAAGGCGGATTACGCTGTGCGGGACAGCCTCCTCGGCCTTTTCAGGGAACTGGACGCCATGTACCTGGTTCCCTTTGTGCAGAAGGGAAGACTCCTGACATTGCTGGCCCTGCCGGAAAAGCAGAATTTAAGACAGCTCACGGCCTACGAGGTGCGCTTCATCAACAATGTCAGGGCCGCGGCCGTCATAGCGATGGACAACTCCGTCATGTACAGCAGCCTCACCATGCTGACGGAGCGCCTTGAGCACAAGGTCGAGGAGCGCACCGCGGAGCTGAAAAAGGCCATGAACGCCCTCTGGGGCGAGATGGAGCTGGCGAAAAAGATCCAGACGATCCTGCTGCCGCGCTCGCCGGCCATACCGGGTTTCGAGATCGCGGCATACATGCGGCCTGCCGACCAGGTCGGGGGCGACTATTACGACATCATTAACGCCGAGGGGCTCGACTGGATCGTTATCGGCGATGTTTCCGGCCATGGCGTGCCCGCCGGCCTCATCATGATGATGGTGCAAACGGCTATCCACACGGCCATCGGCGGGAAGCCGAACCTGCGGCCGGACGCGCTCCTGAACCGCGTCAACAGCGTCATCACTGAGAACATCCGCAAACTGGACGAGGACCGCTACATGACCATAACCGTCATAGCCTGCCTGTCCCGGGGGCGGTTCATGTTTTCCGGCCAGCACCAGCACATCATGGTGTGTCGGGGCGCTTCGGGAGACGTCGAATTGATAGAGACGAACGGCATCTGGATCGGCATATCCGAGGATATGAAGCGTCCGGCCACCGGCGATTTCTCCATGGACGTCGGCGATACCCTGGTGCTCTACACCGACGGCGTCACCGACGCGTGGCGGCAGGGCTCTGC